In a genomic window of Helianthus annuus cultivar XRQ/B chromosome 10, HanXRQr2.0-SUNRISE, whole genome shotgun sequence:
- the LOC118482717 gene encoding uncharacterized protein LOC118482717: protein MTDKDDNTGPSQTLISRLDIGDPLFLHPSDSSSLTIVGIKLKGTENYRVWSSAMKLALEAKNKFGFIDEELYLGQVFSKLASEVWTDLKETYDKVEGSIVYDLYKKSTFDAVLQLPTCSCQAAKDYNDFSTLIKVMQFLMGLDDVYQPVRTNLLTREPLPSVKVAFSIVSREESHRNTSVGSKGQNVSFVSKTNQSFEQKRKEFRGPNPNLKCTHCNKIGHTVDRCFELVGYPSGFKRKPGGQGGKKISNTRSNVSSVPSMSPFSPEQVAKLLSLVSEKTSTEPQPSNM, encoded by the exons ATGACTGATAAAGATGATAATACTGGTCCTTCTCAGACCTTGATTAGTAGGTTGGATATAGGTGATCCTTTGTTTTTACATCCTAGTGACTCAAGTTCTTTAACTATTGTTGGTATAAAGTTAAAAGGAACTGAAAACTATAGGGTTTGGTCTAGTGCTATGAAATTAGCTTTAGAAGCTAAAAATAAATTTGGTTTCATAGATG AAGAGTTGTACTTAGGGCAAGTTTTTTCAAAGTTAGCTTCTGAAGTCTGGACAGATTTGAAAGAAACTTATGATAAAGTTGAGGGCTCTATAGTGTatgatctatataaaaaatcaACT tttgatgctgTGCTTCAACTGCCTACATGTTCATGTCAAGCAGCTAAAGACTATAATGACTTTTCTACTTTAATCAAAGTTATGCAATTTCTTATGGGTTTAGATGATGTCTATCAACCTGTAAGAACTAATTTGTTAACTAGAGAGCCATTACCTTCAGTTAAGGTTGCTTTTTCAATTGTGTCCAGAGAAGAATCACATAGAAATACAAGTGTAGGATCAAAAGGTCAAAATGTTTCTTTTGTTTCTAAAACAAATCAGTCTTTTGAGCAAAAAAGAAAAGAGTTTAGAGGTCCTAATCCTAACCTTAAATGTACTCATTGTAATAAAATTGGTCATACTGTTGATAGATGTTTTGAGTTAGTTGGGTACCCTTCAGGATTCAAAAGGAAACCTGGAGGTCAAggtggaaaaaaaatttcaaatacTAGATCAAATGTGTCTTCTGTTCCTTCTATGTCTCCTTTTTCTCCAGAGCAGGTTGCTAAACTTTTGAGCCTTGTGAGTGAAAAAACAAGTACTGAACCTCAGCCTTCTAATATGTGA